In the genome of Roseofilum reptotaenium CS-1145, the window AAACCGTTATCAGAGTATTTTGGGATTGAAATTTGACCTGGAAAAGTGTCAAAACCAATGGCAACAGAGGGGGAAAATCGAGCCTTTTGAGTTGGCACGCACAGATAGAAGCGATCGCTTTCTGATTCCCGAAAAACTCTACGGACGGGAAACCAGCGTACAACGATTACTGGAGGCTTTCGATCGCATCGCCCTAGGAACAACAGAAATGATGCTGGTGGCTGGGTTTTCCGGCATTGGGAAAACAGCGGTGGTTAATGAGGTTCACAAGCCGATTGTCAAACAGCGGGGCTACTTTATCAAAGGGAAATTTGACCAGTTCAATCGTAATATTCCCTTCTCAGCTTTTGTCATCGCCTTCCGGGATTTAATGGGACAGTTATTAGCAGAATCGGATGCCCAGCTTGCCCAGTGGAAAGAGAAGACTCTCGCGGCTTTGGGAGAAAATGGGCAAGTGATTATTGACGTAATTCCCGAATTAGAGCGAATCATTGGCAAACAGCCAAAAGTTGCCGAACTTTCGGGCACTGCGGCGCAAAATCGCTTCAATGTATTGTTTCAGAAATTCATTCAAGTTTTTACAACCCAAGAGCATCCCTTAGTTATTTTTGTTGACGACCTCCAGTGGGCAGATTTGGCATCGCTGAAGTTGATGGAATTGCTAATGGAGGATTCGGGAACCGGTTATCTGCTGCTTCTAGGAGCTTATCGGGACAATGAGGTATCTCCCGTTCACTCGTTAATGCTGACTTTAGATAAAATTGCTAATGCCGGAGCGACGATTGATACGATAACTCTCGCACCTTTAAGCCCAAAAAACCTTAAGTGCTTGGTCGCAGATACTCTAAGTTGTAGCCTGGACGTAGCCCAACCTTTAACGGAATTAATTGATCAAAAAACTAAAGGGAATCCCTTTTTTGCCACCCAATTTCTCAAAGGGTTGCACGAAGATGAATTTATTGTCTTCGATCGCGATAAAGGCTATTGGTTCTGTGACATAACGCAGGTGCGGCAGTTGGCCCTGACCGATGATGTCGTCGAGTTTATGGCTTCTCGGCTGCACAAGCTACCATCCGCCACCCAGGAAATGTTGAGGTTAGCCGCTTGTATTGGCGATCGCTTTGACTTGGAGACTTTGGCAATTGTCAGCGAACAGTCTCGAATGGAAGTGGCAGCTTCCTTGTGGAGAGGGCTGCAAGAAGGATTGGTGTTGCCCCTGGGCGAGACCTATAAGTTTTTCCAAGAGAGTGAAACAGAGGAAAAGGGACGGGCAGAAGAAATATCGGTTAGCTACAAATTTCTACACGATCGCGTCCAGCAAGCGGCTTATTCGCTCATTCCAGAAACGCAGAAAAAAGTCACTCATCTCACCATCGGCCAACTGTTACTCGGCAACTCTCGAACGGCAAAACCTGAAGATAAAGTTTTTGACATTGTCAATCAACTCAATATGGGGAGGCAGTTGATTTCTTGCCCGGAAGAACGCCAGGAATTAGCCCAATTAAATTTAAAAGCCGGACAGAAAGCAAAGGCTTCAACTGCCTACAGTGGAGCGCTGGGATATTTAAAAATCGGACTTGAATTGCTCGACTCAGACCCCTGGAACGCCCAATACCAACTGACTTTAGATCTCTATACTGAGGTTGTCGAAGCGTCTTACCTTAATGGTGAGTTTGAGGACGCACAGAACTATAGTGAATATGTTCTGCAAAATACGAGCAATGTCTTGGATGTTGTTAAAATATACGAATTAAAGATCGGTCAAACTTTCGCAGAAAACAAAGCGAAAGAAGCATTAGAGATAGGATTAGAAAATCTCAGCAGATTAGGGATATCTCAGGAGGATATTCGTGCTTACGGACAGCGGGAAATTGTATTATGCGATCGCGACGATTTGGCTAATAGCTCCTCAATGACCGATCCCTATAAGCTGGCTGCAATGAGAATTCTCGTTTCGATTACTTCAGCAGCGGCTATGGCTAAAACCGATCTTTTTTCTTCTCTGGTTGCCACCCAGATCCATCTATCTTTGGACGAAGGCCATTCTAGTTTAACCGCTTCTGCCTATGGTTGGTATGGCTTTCTTCTGTGTGGATATCTGGGAGATATGGAGAAAGGGTATCATGCGGGACAATTAGCCATAGATGTGTTAAACCGATTTGAAGCAACATTTCTTAAATGTGAAGTGAGGAATCTGGTCTATCAGATGAATCATTCTTGGAAAGAGCATCTCAGGACCATTACTCCTCTGTGCTTAGATACATTTAAGATTGGCATCGAGAATGGTAGTTTAATTCATGCCAGTTACAGCGCCGGAAATTACTTTGTGAACATGTTTTTGATCGGCGAGAATTTACAAGTGATGTTAGAAAATTACATCTATATCAATCGCTTTCGCAAACAAGTCAAAAGCACTCTAGTAATTACGGATATTTGGCGGCAGCTTAACCTGAATTTACAAGGATTGGTTCAAGACCGTTTTAAACTGGCGGGAGAATCCATCAATGAGGATAGTTTAGTGCCTAAAATGCTAGACTATGGCGATACTTGGGGATTGTTTTCGTTGTTAGTTGCCAAAGAAATTTTACTCTATTTCTTAGGGAATTACGAGCAATCTGTTCAATGTGCCATTCAAGCAAAAGAATATATTTCTGCGGTCGGAGGGTGGCCGCCAATTGGGGTTCATAATTTCTATTTTTCTCTATCGTTGCTGGCGTTATATGCCGATGCCGACCCTGAGTCTCAACAGCAATATTTAGCACAAATTGCCACTAATCAAAAACCAATGTTCCTTTGGGCGCAGAGTGCTGCCATGAATTACCAGCACAAATATGATTTAGTTGAAGCAGAGCGATCGCGGATTACAAGAAAACGAACAGAGGCCATTGAATTATACGATCGCGCCATAGCCGGAGCAAAAGACAACCAGTACCTACAGGAAGAAGCCCTCGCCAACGAACTAGCTGCCAAATTCTATTTAGATTGGGGGAAAGAAAAGATAGCCACAGGCTATATGACCGATGCTTACTATTGCTACGCCCACTGGGGAGCTAAAGCCAAAACCGACCAACTCGAAGAAACATATCCCCAACTGCTTTCCTCGATTCTGCAACAGCCCCTTTTGCCGTTAGAGAGCAGTCTAACCACGACTGGCGTAATGCAAACGGCCCGTTCGAGTAGCAGCACAACCGGCTTGATGCTCGATTGGGCGACGGCGATGAAAGCGGCTCAGTCTCTATCGAGTGAAATGCACCTGGACAAACTGGTCTTAACCTTAATGAAAGCAGCGATGGAAAATGCTGGAGCTGATAGCGGTATTCTGCTACTACAGCAACTAGAAGGTTGGCAGGTTGTCGCTCTATACTCCCAAAAAAGTGGCGATTTATCCTCAAGCGAGGTCTTGACTGAACGCTCTATTCCTACCAGTGTGATTAATACCGTCAAACGTAGCCAAGAAGCGATTATTGTTAACGATTTC includes:
- a CDS encoding trifunctional serine/threonine-protein kinase/ATP-binding protein/sensor histidine kinase; this translates as MKFDLEKCQNQWQQRGKIEPFELARTDRSDRFLIPEKLYGRETSVQRLLEAFDRIALGTTEMMLVAGFSGIGKTAVVNEVHKPIVKQRGYFIKGKFDQFNRNIPFSAFVIAFRDLMGQLLAESDAQLAQWKEKTLAALGENGQVIIDVIPELERIIGKQPKVAELSGTAAQNRFNVLFQKFIQVFTTQEHPLVIFVDDLQWADLASLKLMELLMEDSGTGYLLLLGAYRDNEVSPVHSLMLTLDKIANAGATIDTITLAPLSPKNLKCLVADTLSCSLDVAQPLTELIDQKTKGNPFFATQFLKGLHEDEFIVFDRDKGYWFCDITQVRQLALTDDVVEFMASRLHKLPSATQEMLRLAACIGDRFDLETLAIVSEQSRMEVAASLWRGLQEGLVLPLGETYKFFQESETEEKGRAEEISVSYKFLHDRVQQAAYSLIPETQKKVTHLTIGQLLLGNSRTAKPEDKVFDIVNQLNMGRQLISCPEERQELAQLNLKAGQKAKASTAYSGALGYLKIGLELLDSDPWNAQYQLTLDLYTEVVEASYLNGEFEDAQNYSEYVLQNTSNVLDVVKIYELKIGQTFAENKAKEALEIGLENLSRLGISQEDIRAYGQREIVLCDRDDLANSSSMTDPYKLAAMRILVSITSAAAMAKTDLFSSLVATQIHLSLDEGHSSLTASAYGWYGFLLCGYLGDMEKGYHAGQLAIDVLNRFEATFLKCEVRNLVYQMNHSWKEHLRTITPLCLDTFKIGIENGSLIHASYSAGNYFVNMFLIGENLQVMLENYIYINRFRKQVKSTLVITDIWRQLNLNLQGLVQDRFKLAGESINEDSLVPKMLDYGDTWGLFSLLVAKEILLYFLGNYEQSVQCAIQAKEYISAVGGWPPIGVHNFYFSLSLLALYADADPESQQQYLAQIATNQKPMFLWAQSAAMNYQHKYDLVEAERSRITRKRTEAIELYDRAIAGAKDNQYLQEEALANELAAKFYLDWGKEKIATGYMTDAYYCYAHWGAKAKTDQLEETYPQLLSSILQQPLLPLESSLTTTGVMQTARSSSSTTGLMLDWATAMKAAQSLSSEMHLDKLVLTLMKAAMENAGADSGILLLQQLEGWQVVALYSQKSGDLSSSEVLTERSIPTSVINTVKRSQEAIIVNDFSGDIQFAGDPYLLQEQPKSFLCAPILNQGKLIGILYLENHLATEAFTRDRVELLSLLCSQAAISLENARLYEQAQQALKDLQEAQLQLVQSEKMSALGNLVAGVAHEINNPVGFIAGNINPARDYVQDLLGLIDLYQQEYPELNEAIEEEIEAIDLEFLRSDLLQLISSMRSGTDRIRHISNSLRTFSRTDKEYKVPFNLHEGIDSTLLILKHRLKANEKRPAIEIAKEYGDLPEVHCFPGQLNQVFMNLIANAIDALESANEGCSFDEIANQIKIITSATPQEVTINIVDNGTGMPEEVRERIFEQGFTTKAVGKGTGLGMAIAHQIIEEKHGGTIDCYSQISKGTEFMISLPLGNPDVKNYG